The DNA segment GCGGCAGGACCACGTCGCACTTCTTGATGTGGTACTCGATCCACTCGGAGTGAATGCTGATGTCGCCTTCGACGAAGTGGAAGTTCGGGTGGCTGCGCAGACGCTCGATGGCGTCGGAGCCGATGTCCAGGCCGTAGACTTCGTAGCGGTCGTCACGCAGCAGGCGCTCGGACAGGTGGTTACCGATGAAACCGTTGACGCCCAGGATCAGTACGCGAGTACGACGTGGCGCACGACCGGATTCGGCGCCGCGCAGCAGCGAGCCGTCCACCAGACCCAGTTCGTTGGCCAGTTGCGGGCCGCTGAGGTACAGACCGTTGTCGTTGCGCTGACCGGCGTTGATTACCAACGAGTCTTGACCGCAGGCAATGCGCAGTGGATCGACGCTGATCACGCGGCCTGGCGCCTGGCCTTCGTTGCCCTTGACGACTTCAGCGCTCCAGACGATCAGTTTGTGCTCGCCCACGGCGCAGAAAGCGCCCGGGTAAGGACGGGTCACGGCGCGCACCAGGTTGAACAGTTCTTCGGCCGGTTTGGCCCAGACCAGTTTGCCGTCCGCTGGGGTGCGACGACCGAACACGGTGGCTTTGGATTCGTCTTGCGGGGTTTCAGTGATCTTGCCTTGCAACATGTTCGGCAGGGTGTCGCGCAGCAGGTCGCTGGCGGCTGTGCGCAATTTGGCGTGCAGGGTCAGACCGGTGTCGCTGCGCTCGATGGCCACGCGTTGCTGGGCAACGATCGCGCCAGCGTCAGCGCGCTTGACCATACGGTGCAGGGTGACGCCGGTTTCGGTTTCGCCGTTGACCAGCACCCAGTTTGCCGGAGCGCGACCGCGATAACGTGGCAACAGCGAACCGTGCAGGTTGAACGCGCCTTTTTTCGCCAGGGCCAGCAGTGGCTCGCTCAGCAGGTTGCGGTAGTAGAAGGAGAAAATGTACTCCGGGTCCAGCTTGGCGATGCGCTCGATCCACAGTGGGTGGTTGGCGTCTTCCGGCGCGTGTACCGGAATGCCTTTGTTCGCGCACAGTTGTGCAACCGACGCATAGAACGCGTTTTCTTTCGGATCATCGGCGTGAGTGAACACTGCTGCAATGTCAAAGCCGCTGTTGAGCAGGGCTTCAATGCCGGCGCAGCCAATATCGTGGTAGGCGAAGACAACAGTTTTTGCACTCATGAGAGAACCTGATCGGAAGTGGAAGAATTAGCGGTAGAAGAAAGACCATCAACGGTGACGGCAGGGGCCGGATCGGCCGGCTGGCTGCGCAACACCTTTTCGATGAAGAAACGCGGACGGGCGCGCACATCGCTGTACATGCGGCCCAGGTATTCACCCAGCAGCCCCATGCCGATGAACTGGCCACCGGTGAACACGAACAGTACGGCGAACAGTACGAAGGTACCGCCACCCGCCCAGCCGGCACCGAACGCCAGACGCAGAATGATCAGCGCAACGGCGAACAGCACACCCAGACCGGCCATGGCGAAGCCGACGATGCTGAGCAAACGCAGCGGGGTGGTGGTCATGCAGGTGACCAGATCGAACATCAGGTTGATCAGGCGCATCGGGCTGTATTTCGAGTCGCCGTGTTCACGCTCGGCGTGGGCCACGACGATTTCGGTGGTATGACGGGCGAAGCTGTTGGCCAGGATCGGGATGAACGTGCTGCGCTCACGGCAGGCGAGCATCGCGTCGATGATGTTGCGGCGGTAGGCGCGCAGCATGCAGCCGTAGTCGCTCATGGCAACGCCGGTGGAGCGCTGCACGGCAAGGTTGATCAGCTTGGACGGATACCGGCGCAGCGCCGAGTCCTGCCGATTGCCGCGCACGGTACCGACCACGTCGTAACCTTTTTCGGCTTCGGCCACCAGCCGTGGGATTTCTTCCGGCGGGTTCTGCAGGTCGGCGTCGATGGTGATGACCACGTCGCCCTTGCACTGTTCGAAACCGGCCATGATCGCGGCGTGCTGACCATAGTTACGGTTGAGAATGACCGCCACGAACGGGCTGTTTTCACGCCCGGCGGCTTCTTCGAGCATGTTCGCCGATTCGTCGCGGCTGCCGTCGTCGACCAGCACGATTTCGAAGTCGTGATGCAACTGGCGGCAGGCCGCCTCGGTACGACGCAGCAGCTCGGGCAGGCTTTCCTGCTCGTTGTAGACCGGGATGACGATCGACACACTGCGGATTGGATAAGGTTTCACAGGCGTTTTTCCATGATTTGTGCGATGGCACCGACAACACGGTCAAGGTCTTGATCGGTCATGTCGGGGAACAGCGGAATCGAGCACAGCCGCGCCGAGTTCCATTCGGTGTTGGGCAGGTAGAGGTCGGGGTCACGCTGGCGATACCAGGTGTGCAGGTGGGTGGCAATGAAATGGATACCGGTGCCGATGCCCTGATCCTGCAAAGCCTTCATGAAAGCTTCGCGATCCATGCCGCAACGCTCGCTGTCGATGCGCAGGATGAACAGGTGCCAGGCGTGTTGCTGGGCGTAGTCGGGCAGGGCCAGCGGTTGCACTGGCAAGCCTTCGAACTTCTGCAGATAGCTCGTGGCCAGTTCGGTGCGACGGGCGTTGATTTCCTCCAGACGCTGCAGTTGCACCAGGGCAATCGCGGCGTTGACGTCGGCCAGGTTGTACTTGAAGCCCGGCTCCATCACTTGCGCCTGCGGCTTGCGGCCACCGGTCAGACGGTCATAGGCGTCGACGCCCAGGCCGTGGAATTTGAGCATGCGCACACGGCTGGCGAGGGCTTCGTCATCGGTGACGAACATCGCGCCTTCGGCACAGGTCATGTTCTTGATCGCATGGAACGAGAAGATCGCCGTGCCTTGCGAGCCGACGTGACGCCCCTTGTAGCGGGTGCCGGCAGCGTGGGCGGCGTCTTCGATGACCGGGATGCCGTGCTTGTCGGCGAGGGCATACAGCGGATCGAGATCGAACGCTGCGCCGGCATAGTGCACCGGAATGATTGCCTTGGTCCGCGGGGTGATGGCCGCTTCGATGCGCGCAGCGTCGGTCATCAACGTGTCGCGGTCGACATCGACGAATACCGGTTTGGCGCCCAGCAGGGAGATCATGTTGGCGGTCGAGACCCAGGTCTGCGACGGGGTGATGACTTCGTCGCCCGGGCCGATGCCCAGGGCCAGCAGCGTGATGTGCATGCCGCCGGTGGCCGAAGACAAGGCTACCGCGTGCTTGCAACCGACATACTGCGCAAACTGCTCTTCGAGTGCCTGGTTTTTCGGCCCCGTCGTGATCCAGCCCGAGCGCAACACCTGCTCTACGGCGGCAATTTCCTCATCGCCGATACTCGGGCGAGAGAAGGGGAGAAACGCCTGACTCATGGGCACCTCATTGCAAAAAAAATAAAGGATGAATTCACGGAATCGTTGGATCCAACCTCAGCGTAGACGCAGAAAAGCACTCCTGCATCAATAACTTGGCAAAAAAAGCATGACGTCGGGATCGATTGACTTTTCACGATTTGCCCGGCAGGTTGGGCAAAGCCACTACCGAACCGATGGGAATTAAGGTTATGCCGGTTTTTGTGAAAGGAACATGAAAAACCGGTTGGCGAATCGTTTATCTGTCACTTATACAGCCGCTGTTCAGGCTTCTACCGTCCATCGCAGTTTTTTGTCGGACAGTGCGGCCCTAGTACCTTCTTTACTTCAAGTACATTGCATTTGTTAGTTGTTGTAGTGCTGTACGTTTTTTACTCAAGGTTTATCGTTTGATTGATTTAGTTGCTGCAACCCCGGTCGTTCCAAAGCCCAACCCGATGAGCCTGTACCTCGCGCGTTTGGCGCCTTCCAGCCAGCTCACCATGCGCTACGTGCTGCAAGATGCAGCCGATCGCCTGGGATTTGAAGACATGAATGTCGAAGAGATTCCCTGGCATGCGTTACAACCCGAAGATGTTGTGGGTCTTGTCGCGGCGTTGCGCGCAGACAACTACGCACCCAACACTTCTTCGTTGTATGTGAATGCGGTGCGCGGGGTCATGAATGAAGCCTGGCGCATGAGCCTGATCAGCCAGGAACATCTGTTGAAAATGCGCTCGGTCAAGGGCATCGCTGGCACGCGGCTGTCCCAGGGGCGCAATCTCAAGCGCACGCTGATTCACGAATTGATGGAAGTCTGCGCCGCCGACCCGCGCCCGCAGGGCCTGCGTGATGCGGCAATCATCGCGTTGCTGTACGGCACTGGCATGCGCAAGTCGGAGTCGGTGGATCTGGACCTGAATCAGGTCGATTTCAGCGAGCGCAGCCTGTGCGTCACCGCCAAGGGCAACAAGCAGTTGATCAAATACGCACCGGCATGGGCGTTCAGCAAGCTCAATGCCTGGCTCGAACTGCGCCGTTCACAGCTCAAGGAAGGCGAGAGCGACGATGCCTTCCTGTTCAACCGCATCCGCCGTGGCAGCCACATCACCCGCGAGCGCATCACCAAGCACGCGATCTATTACATCGCCCGTCAGCGCGGGACGCAGGTCGGGGTGAAGATCATGCCCCACGATTTCCGTCGCTCGTTCATCACCCGGGTGATCGAGGAGCACGACCTGTCGATCGCGCAGAAACTGGCGCATCACAGCAACATCCAGACCACCGCCAACTACGATGTGCGCGATGACAACGAGCGGCGGCGGGCGGTGGATCGCTTCGATCTCTGATCAGTTCAGGCCAAACACATGCGCCGCACCGAGCACCGACAGTTGCACCGCGCTGCCGGCGGGCGGCGCGTGCATGCCGGAGCTGCGCACCAGAATCGAACGGGCCGGATCCTCAGTCGCGGACGAGCTCAGTTCAACCGTCAAGGTGCAGGTATTGCCGGCGAAATCGCGGTCGGTGACCAGCGCATGGCAGCCTTGACTGTCAGACGCCACTTCGGCGATCTGCAATTGTTCGGGGCGCAGCATGATCTGCGCGGCGCCGCTGAAGCCGTTGCTGTTCACCGCCACCTGACCCAGATCGCAATGCGCCCAACCTGCCTCGATCCGCGCGGGCAGGACCACTGCTTCGCCGAGAAAGTGCGCAGTCTGCTCATCATTCGGAAAGCGGTAGAGATCCATCGGATGCCCGGACTGCACCAGCCGGCCGCTGCGCATCACCGCCAATTGATCGGCAAACGACAACGCTTCGCTCTGATCGTGGGTCACCAGAATGGTGGTGACGCCGGCGTCTTCGAGCAGGCGCGCGACCATTTTGCGCATGGCACTACGCAAACCGGTGTCGAGGGCAGAGAACGGCTCATCGAGCAGCATCAGCCGTGGTTGTTGCGCCAGTGCCCGGGCCAGGGATACGCGCTGTTGCTGACCACCGGACAATTCGTGCGGCCAACAGTTGGCCATGTTCGCATCGAGGGCCACGCTGTCCATCAGCTCCAGAATGCGTTGATGGCGCGCGGCGCCGGTCAGGGCCAGGCCGAAACCGATGTTCGCCGCCACGGTCATGTGCGGGAACAACGCGCCGTCCTGCGGGACGTAGCCGATCTGCCGTTGATAGGCCGGCACCGCGTGGCTGCGGTCGACCAGCGTCTGGCCGTTGAGCGTGAGGCTGCCGCTGTCGGGAAACTCGAACCCGGCGATCATCCGCAACAGCGTGGTCTTGCCGGAACCGGAGGGGCCGACGATCACCGTGCGGCTGCCGGTCGGCACGTTGAGGCTGACGTCATCGAGCGCCTTTTGTGCGCCGAAGGTTTTACTGAGGTTGAGCAGTTCGAGAGCGTTCATCGGCCAGCGGTACGCCTGGATTGGTGATAGAGAATGGCCGTCAGCGGCAGAGAAAGCAGGATCATCAAGAGCGCGTAGGGCGCTGCGGCGGCGTAATCGATTTCGCTGGTCATCGCCCAGAAGCCAGTGGCGAGGGTGCGCGTGCCGTTGGGCGCGAGCAGCAGGGTCGCGGTCAGTTCATTGGTGATTGCCAGAAATACCAGGGCTGCCCCTGCCGCCGCGCCGGGAGCTGCCAGGCGCACGGTGATCAGCCACAATGCGCGCAACGGCGAGCGGCCAAGGCTTTGCGCGATGTTTTCCAGTTCGACCGGGGCCTGCGCGAAACCGGCGCGCAGACTGACCAGCGCCCGCGGCAGGAACATCAGCAGATAGGCCAAGAGCACGGTGATGGTGGTCTGGTAGATCGGCCGGGCGAAATGAATGGTCACGGTGACCAACGCCAACGCAACGACAATGCCGGGTAGCGAACTGGTGATGTAATTGCAGCCTTCCAGCAAGCGCTGCAGTTTGCCGGGAGAGCGGATTGACAGCCATGCAATGGGAATCGCCGCGATGCTGGTCAGCAACGCGCCGGCCACGCCATACGACAACGTCTGCAGCAGGGCCGGCATTAACTCGTCGCCTTGCCAGACCTGCACACCACCGGCCACCAGCCAGCGGCCCAGTGTCAGCAACGGCACACCGAGCGCCAGCAGGCAGGTCAGCGTTTGCAGGAGTAACGCCAAAGATGTCGCGCCGCGCCCCAGTTGTACGCTGCGCTGATCCCGGGCGCTGCCGGACCCGACTCGCGCATACCGCGCCTGGCCACGGGCGGCGGATTCAGCCGTGAGCATCGCCAGACAGCACAGCGCCAGAACCCCGGCGAGCATGTTGGCGGCCGGGCCGTTGAAGGTCGATTTGAACTGATCGAAGATCGCCGTGGTGAAGGTGTCGAAACGGATCATCGCGTACAAGCCGTACTCGGCCAGCAAATGCAGACCGACCAACAAGGCTCCACCGCAGATTGCCAGGCGCAATTGCGGCAACACCACCCGAAAGAACACCGCCCAAGGCTTGAGTCCCAAGGATTGCGCAACGTCTTCAATCGCCGGATCGAGACGACGCAAGGTCGCGGCAATCGGCAAATACAGAAACGGGAAATACGCGATCACCGACACCAGCACGCCGGCGGGCAGACCGTGGATCGATGGAATCAGGCTGACCCACGCGTAACTGTGGACGAACGCCGGCACGGCCAACGGTGCGACCGCCAGCACTGACCACAAGCGTCGGCCGGGGAGGTTGCTGCGTTCGGTCAGCCAGGCCAGGGTTGTCCCGAGCACGATGCACAATGGCAGGGTGATCAGCACCAGCAGCACGGTGTTGATCAGCAATTCGCCGACCCGCGGGCGAAATATCATGGCTTCGATGGTTGCCCAACCGGTGTACCACGACACGCCGATCACGAACGCAATCGGCAGCAGTGACAACAATGACACCAGCACCGCCGAGCTCACCACCCACGAGCCGCCGCGCCCGCCAAGCCTGCGGGCAGGGTGGAGGAGGCTGGCGGGGGCCGTCGCAACGGCCGGTGCAGGCAAGGTTTCGGGCATCACTTAGAGCAATCCGGCCTGGGTCATCAGCTCGACGGCTTTTTTGCTGTCGAGGGTCGACGCGTCGACTTTCGGCGCATCGAGGGTTTTCAGCGGTGTCAGTTTCGGGTTGGACGGCGCGCCTTTGCCCACGGCGTACTCGAAGGAGGTGCCGGTTTCGAGAACTTCCTGGCCTTCCTTGCTGGTGATGTATTTGACGAACGCCTGCGCCTGCTCCGGATGCTTGCTCGATGCCAGGACGCCGGCGCCGGAGGTGCTGACGAATGCGCCCGGATCCTGATGTTTGAAGTAGTACAACTTGGTGTTGTTGCTGTTTTCGCCGGTCTTCGACTGATCGACGAAGCTGTAATAGTGATAGATCACGCCGCTGTCGATCTGCCCGGCGTTCACCGCTTTGAGCACCGCGCTGTTGCCGCGATAGATGGTTGCATTGGTTTTCATGCCCTTGAGCCACTCCAGCGTGGCGGCTTCGCCTTTCTGTTGCAGGACGGCGG comes from the Pseudomonas sp. RSB 5.4 genome and includes:
- the arnA gene encoding bifunctional UDP-4-amino-4-deoxy-L-arabinose formyltransferase/UDP-glucuronic acid oxidase ArnA, whose amino-acid sequence is MSAKTVVFAYHDIGCAGIEALLNSGFDIAAVFTHADDPKENAFYASVAQLCANKGIPVHAPEDANHPLWIERIAKLDPEYIFSFYYRNLLSEPLLALAKKGAFNLHGSLLPRYRGRAPANWVLVNGETETGVTLHRMVKRADAGAIVAQQRVAIERSDTGLTLHAKLRTAASDLLRDTLPNMLQGKITETPQDESKATVFGRRTPADGKLVWAKPAEELFNLVRAVTRPYPGAFCAVGEHKLIVWSAEVVKGNEGQAPGRVISVDPLRIACGQDSLVINAGQRNDNGLYLSGPQLANELGLVDGSLLRGAESGRAPRRTRVLILGVNGFIGNHLSERLLRDDRYEVYGLDIGSDAIERLRSHPNFHFVEGDISIHSEWIEYHIKKCDVVLPLVAIATPIEYTRNPLRVFELDFEENLKLVRYCVKYNKRVIFPSTSEVYGMCQDKNFDEDSSNLIVGPINKQRWIYSVSKQLLDRVIWAYGAKGLNFTLFRPFNWMGPRLDRLDSARIGSSRAITQLILNLVEGTPIRLFDGGEQKRCFTDIADGVEALARIIDNDNDVCNGQIINIGNPDNEASIRQLGEELLRQFEAHPLRHNFPPFAGFRDVESKAFYGAGYQDVEHRKPSIANAKRLLNWEPTVEMRETIGNTLDFFLREAMLEIADKK
- the arnC gene encoding undecaprenyl-phosphate 4-deoxy-4-formamido-L-arabinose transferase, translated to MKPYPIRSVSIVIPVYNEQESLPELLRRTEAACRQLHHDFEIVLVDDGSRDESANMLEEAAGRENSPFVAVILNRNYGQHAAIMAGFEQCKGDVVITIDADLQNPPEEIPRLVAEAEKGYDVVGTVRGNRQDSALRRYPSKLINLAVQRSTGVAMSDYGCMLRAYRRNIIDAMLACRERSTFIPILANSFARHTTEIVVAHAEREHGDSKYSPMRLINLMFDLVTCMTTTPLRLLSIVGFAMAGLGVLFAVALIILRLAFGAGWAGGGTFVLFAVLFVFTGGQFIGMGLLGEYLGRMYSDVRARPRFFIEKVLRSQPADPAPAVTVDGLSSTANSSTSDQVLS
- the arnB gene encoding UDP-4-amino-4-deoxy-L-arabinose aminotransferase; translated protein: MSQAFLPFSRPSIGDEEIAAVEQVLRSGWITTGPKNQALEEQFAQYVGCKHAVALSSATGGMHITLLALGIGPGDEVITPSQTWVSTANMISLLGAKPVFVDVDRDTLMTDAARIEAAITPRTKAIIPVHYAGAAFDLDPLYALADKHGIPVIEDAAHAAGTRYKGRHVGSQGTAIFSFHAIKNMTCAEGAMFVTDDEALASRVRMLKFHGLGVDAYDRLTGGRKPQAQVMEPGFKYNLADVNAAIALVQLQRLEEINARRTELATSYLQKFEGLPVQPLALPDYAQQHAWHLFILRIDSERCGMDREAFMKALQDQGIGTGIHFIATHLHTWYRQRDPDLYLPNTEWNSARLCSIPLFPDMTDQDLDRVVGAIAQIMEKRL
- a CDS encoding tyrosine-type recombinase/integrase, whose protein sequence is MSLYLARLAPSSQLTMRYVLQDAADRLGFEDMNVEEIPWHALQPEDVVGLVAALRADNYAPNTSSLYVNAVRGVMNEAWRMSLISQEHLLKMRSVKGIAGTRLSQGRNLKRTLIHELMEVCAADPRPQGLRDAAIIALLYGTGMRKSESVDLDLNQVDFSERSLCVTAKGNKQLIKYAPAWAFSKLNAWLELRRSQLKEGESDDAFLFNRIRRGSHITRERITKHAIYYIARQRGTQVGVKIMPHDFRRSFITRVIEEHDLSIAQKLAHHSNIQTTANYDVRDDNERRRAVDRFDL
- a CDS encoding ABC transporter ATP-binding protein gives rise to the protein MNALELLNLSKTFGAQKALDDVSLNVPTGSRTVIVGPSGSGKTTLLRMIAGFEFPDSGSLTLNGQTLVDRSHAVPAYQRQIGYVPQDGALFPHMTVAANIGFGLALTGAARHQRILELMDSVALDANMANCWPHELSGGQQQRVSLARALAQQPRLMLLDEPFSALDTGLRSAMRKMVARLLEDAGVTTILVTHDQSEALSFADQLAVMRSGRLVQSGHPMDLYRFPNDEQTAHFLGEAVVLPARIEAGWAHCDLGQVAVNSNGFSGAAQIMLRPEQLQIAEVASDSQGCHALVTDRDFAGNTCTLTVELSSSATEDPARSILVRSSGMHAPPAGSAVQLSVLGAAHVFGLN
- a CDS encoding iron ABC transporter permease; amino-acid sequence: MPETLPAPAVATAPASLLHPARRLGGRGGSWVVSSAVLVSLLSLLPIAFVIGVSWYTGWATIEAMIFRPRVGELLINTVLLVLITLPLCIVLGTTLAWLTERSNLPGRRLWSVLAVAPLAVPAFVHSYAWVSLIPSIHGLPAGVLVSVIAYFPFLYLPIAATLRRLDPAIEDVAQSLGLKPWAVFFRVVLPQLRLAICGGALLVGLHLLAEYGLYAMIRFDTFTTAIFDQFKSTFNGPAANMLAGVLALCCLAMLTAESAARGQARYARVGSGSARDQRSVQLGRGATSLALLLQTLTCLLALGVPLLTLGRWLVAGGVQVWQGDELMPALLQTLSYGVAGALLTSIAAIPIAWLSIRSPGKLQRLLEGCNYITSSLPGIVVALALVTVTIHFARPIYQTTITVLLAYLLMFLPRALVSLRAGFAQAPVELENIAQSLGRSPLRALWLITVRLAAPGAAAGAALVFLAITNELTATLLLAPNGTRTLATGFWAMTSEIDYAAAAPYALLMILLSLPLTAILYHQSRRTAGR